AAAAAGGTTTAATTacaacatacatacaacataataaattaaaatacctGTGTAATTGAAAATGTGAATGCCGATAGCATCTACATAATTATTGTGCATTTTGTgatgaatttaaaatgtgcaaataaataattgaaaccacttgtttatttgcgctgaataaagaaaaaacaaatatgtttgGCGCGCTGTGAAATTCAATGGGcttatcataaaatataaataaaatgggaTCGAAAACAGCATATTGATCTTATAAAATGCGTTTCAGACttgcaattttattaattgaCCCCAGCGGAATTAAGTTCATGAGACCATTAATAATAACCAAAATGTAggttacattttaattaatgatttataaaaatataattgttttaTATCACAGAGTATTTTATGTTAATGCCGCAATTccttaaatcatttttctcTGCATTAGTAGAATTATTACCGGTTTCTAGATTATGGCAACTGAAATAACCATTTAAGTTTCTTTTGAATGGGCAACATTAATCCCCCATTCCAATGTAAGGCTGTTCTTAactcatttttaaacaatgtTTTTGTTAAAAACTAAATGGCTTCTATACAAATATCGATTACCAACCAACCTAGTTTTTCTTCCTGCCATGGCAATATCTGACTGGGTTGGGTGCCCTTAGATAGGAACAGGATCTCTTGCGCAAAATAGGTGGTTTGATCCTGGAGGCTGGCGCTCCGAGAAGGGGCATCGGCCCAATGGAGCTTCCATCGATATATTGTGTGTTAGTGGACAACTGGGAAGGCTCCTTTGGTACTCCATCACCAGGGGATGAAATGTTAATCAAGGGAGTGTGTAAACTTTTTAGATTCTCTACATGCGCCTCCTTCACTTCGTGGGATTTGAGTTTGGTAATTGCATAAACTGAGCAATTGGAGGCACCTTCATCTGGCTTAATGGTCACCATGTAGGCGTAAGAGGATCCCTTGTCCAGGACTTTACTGCCCTCGTGTTGGAGTTGCAGTTTCACGAGCAGATCGCCAATCTGGCTGAAAATCTTGTCAGCCTCTGAAATAactttttcgcctttttctCCCTTGCAAGCTGATGGTAAATTTaccttttggccaactgctgGGTTGGTGGAAACCTCAGGATGACCCAACTGTTGGTCCTTTTTACGTTTAATTTCGAAGGTGCCCTGCCGACGCAGGCCTGGCGGGGGAATCAAGGTTGTGCCTTTTACCTGTGGAGCCGATTCTGATGACCCACTTTTCTCGTGCACATTTTTGAGCTGCTCCAACTTGCAGCGCATCTGTCCCATACTTGCCATAGTCCGAAGCAATAGCTGGCCGTCTTCTATTGTCATGTCGGACAGGGATTTGAACTGGGGATTAGTGGTGTTGCTAAGGCTAATGGAAGTATCtagctgctcctcctccactgCAACAAGCCTAAGACTCTCCAGATCCTCCTTGAAGCGGCGCTCATCCTCTGCATCTTTCAGTTTGGTCAGTGCCTGGGAGCTTAGGTTAATGGGCATATCTAATTCTGCAGGTGGTTCCATATCCTCCAGCATGGGAAAATAGTTATTCTCTATATCTGCCTGAACCTTTTCCATCCGTTCCTTTTCTACTTGGCTAAGGATTGCTTCCAAATCCGAACGAGCTGTATATTGCGCACAGTCTACCAGGATAAATGGTGCAGCGTGATCATCTTCCCCAGAGGATTGGACATCCACGTTCTGCTGGACACCCTCCGCGTTGACAACCCCCGATAATTCAGGTTGCTCAAGTGTTGTGGTTGGATCTCTGCGGcttttcttcttctccttcaTGATGGCTGAAAGAAATGATTATTACAATGAATCTAGAAAAAGGGATATTGATTGAGTTtattaaaaacgaaatttgGAAATGCTGATAGTGCGCTATACTATATTTATTCTACCTACACATATCCATAAACCTAACTATTTTCGTTTAGCTTTCATATGTGTAACTCAACCAAAATCGCAAGTCAAATTAGCCTGCGCCAATCGCATTGTGCTGCACTTGATTGTGGCCAAGTTAGCAAAGCCATGAGCCGTGATTAGGCCAACAAGAAGCACTCACCTGGTCGCCAGCAACTCGATGCCGCCGCTCCCACGGTTGTTGTTTCGCTGTTGGCTCGGCAGCAAACACAAATTTAAATCCCTCAAAAGTACTCGGCGAAgaaaaacgaaattgaaaaggaTAAAAGTTCTGCGTGCCCCGGATTCAACAGGGACGAGCCTTCAGCCCCTgatccagctcctgctccaactcctgctcctgcttctgctcctgctcctgaaTTTTGCTCCTTCCTCGGCTCCTGGGCACTTGTAGCTGCCTCTGGCCAAAAAGTGTGGGATGATAAAAGTGGGGCGTCGGCGGACAGAAACACAATCCGTAAaccaaaactttatttttgtgctgataaaaacttaaatgttgctgccgctgccgctgccacgcAATCGTAAATGTTTGATATCCCCAAAGGTTAACAATTTCCGTTGCCGCTTGGCTCTGCTTTGCTTTGCCTTGCTTTTGCCCAAGttagttttctttattttgtttgccaagAATTTTGCGGTTGGCCAACCGAAccgcatacacacacatacataccAACCGCCAGCTGATGTGGGAGTGTCTTTTggcttgggtttgggtttgggttttgtcTAGGACGGGATCCGGAATAGGGATAAGGCCACTGCTACTTGGGGAAAGGCGTACTCGGTTCAATTTAGATCATCGATGTGGCGCTGGAGCTGCAGGAATGGGCAGGACTGTACTCGGGCAAGGGAGCTGGTGTTCCAAAATTTTGATATTCAAAAGTGGTACTTCGAAAGTCACTGGGCCTGACAATTCCGGCAATGCTTTTGATAGTCacgaaatatttaataagtcAACCAAAGTTTTGCCTTGCCCATCTAATATTTTCTCATACGTTTACATTTAAACACAAATCGAAAACCGTAGGAAATTCCATTCTCAAATTGTAAAAgaatttttctatttttaataaacagcTCTGAACCCGGAACTTCAATTCCCACTAAAATTGTGGGTGTAAATGCCTCTTTAAAAGAAAGCAAGTTAAATGGCAAGAGGATGCTGTTACAATTCCcagaatttcaatttgaaaaggATGCAGTATCATGccatgaatttaatttttaaccgAGCGTGGGAGGCAGTGCGCCAGCAATGTCCTTTCTCTTAAGTTTACGATATTCGCAGCACCGCTCAGTGGACTAAAAAGCTCGCGTTCTCTCTCTCCGTCGCCCAGAACATTTAGTGCCGAGGGCTGGAGGACACGAAGGACACCCGACGATTCATAAACAAATCGAGCTGCTCCTGGCCGTGGCCATTCAGTTGAATTCGTTACGAGCTGGCGAAAGGACGTGCTTGGCGGTCGTCGTCGTCCTTGTCGTGGAGCAGAGCAATCATATAGAGTGGCATTCGGTGTCTGAGCTGAGGTCGAAGTTCGTGTGTCAGAGTTTCGCAAAGACTAAGGCGCGAAAACACATTGGCGGCGAGTGCTATTCTGCCGCGTTTTCCGccgagttttcttttcttttcttgctGAAGAAGAAAAACGTGTGCGGGCAATTAAAGTTTCGAGCGCCGCACTGACTGATGGCCGCGCAAATGGCCATTGCAAATTGCATGTTTTCGTGGCGAGGAGTGCATGTCGCAGCATGACACCGAGTTGAATAGCCCAATAGCAAATGCATGTAAGCCAGCCGAAGTTGGcttaaagtgttttttttggccagcccTTGTTCGCCAAAGTGGAATTATCGGCCAGCAAGACAAACGGCACGCAAGGCCGGGCTAATGAAAGCCCCACCATCAAAGGCAAGTGCAAATTTTGTGCTAGGGGTTTGGGCAGGAAATCTAATTAAAGACGAAATGGCAAATGCGGAGcataaaataattgcaaatgtAGATGGAACCTGGTGGCCGCCTGGTGGCAGCCATGTGTGTCCCCGGAAATGGAAAATCGCttgacaaaaaacaaaacccaaaccacACAACCGAAAGGAATTCGCATACATATCAAATTTATGAAAGGcaaactgtgtgtgtgtgagtgagtgtccTGGCCAGagctgaaatttatttatttgttttccttaCTTACGAGGCAGAAAGGGCAGGAAAAAGTAAAACTACACCGGCTGCTGGGCTTGGGGAGAGCtcttataaaaacaaatgttgaACAATGGGTGTGTGGCACTTTAAATTACAGGAATATTTTCACTCATCCTGCAACTTTCGGCAACATAGGCAAACATATTCCCTATATTCCTATAGAACATTGGCTGTTTGCAtcattatttcaattatttttttattatccAACTATAAGTTCTTATTGCAAAGTCCCTCAAATAAACTCTTGTCTGGCTTGGTTTTTTTGCGAGCGGTGAAAGTACATATCTTGTTCACCATTTTTATATTACAAGAGTAATAAGGATATGATGCAAGTAGTAATAGAGCTATCGGCAGTGAGGTTATTTAATTCTCTGGCAAATTTAAGTGACGGCTATTAGGGAGTCCTGAACAGGATTCGACCCCTGTCCCCTGTGAACACTGGCCCCTGGGTGCTCGCACATTGCGTGTGCTGTAGTTGGGCGCAAACAATGCATATTCTAATATGCTAAATGGTTGCCATTGTGGGCGcaccacccaaccaaccaccacccaaccaccaaAACCACCCACCGTGCTACAACCCACAATCCACGACCCACTGGCAAAATTATTGCCGGGGCGCGCAAACAAAGCACTACGGTTAGGAAAACAATGGCTCAGTGCCGCCCAGTTGAGTCTGGCTCAGTGGAGCCAGGAGTCGGcgtaatttcaattaaaattcaattgaaattatatgcaaaaacaaacaatggtGTAAATTGTGGGACTGCTGCCGGAGCACCCATaaaagtcaattaaattatgcattcGGCTATATTTATCAATCTGTGTGTGTCCAGCCCACCCAGTACCCATTATTTTATGTACTTTAACCTTTTCACGGCATTACTTTTTTCCCGATACCCTTTCGATTGTGTGCTATTGATTGGCCGGCGAAAGGTAATCGACGTTTCAATAATTCCATAAATAGTTAAGTGACTACCCTCGCACCCACAGGTGACCCCgttttttctacatttttcaTATACCGAGCTTTTTTAGTGatttctttctatttttttctattttgttcACGGCACTTGAACgaacttaaatatttcttcaCACTTTGCCTTGTCGCCATCGCCTTTTACCCAAAGTTTTCCAATTATATGTCGCCTTTTTTTCGCCAAACAGCTTTTCCGAGCTTCATATTTGCTTttccgcaccaccaccaccccccaccCATTTCACTATTTTCCGCTCGTTCGCTGGGGAAAGTTTTTATCGCCGAGCTGAAAAAAATTATGCCGGCATTGCCTTCTCTCATATGATTGGCATCGCGGCGGCCCGAAAGTTTTGCCCTCGGGCAAATTGTTATCATAAGCGAAATCGCAGCGTAACTGACGTGGATTTTTCCGAAATGCAAAATTCAGGGCAAGCCGTGTAGTTTGAATAAATGTCACTGTCTGGAGTTTGTATCGAATGAAAAGCCATTCCAGTTCGGGCCAATCGAAAAGTCAGGTAGAATTCACATGGGACTTGttgatatttctttttgttttcgtcgGTATCGGTCTAACGGCATTTGCATTCGCAACTGAATCAgtgtatctatatctgtgtatctgtatttgtatatgtatctgtatctgtatccgtatctgcatttgtatctgtatctgtagctgtgtCTCTATCTGAATATATATCTGTGCTTACTGCCATCCGCATGTTTCAAGATATGGCATACACGTTATTCCACTTTAGTACATTAGGGCAGACTTCCTCCTGCCGGTGCGCTTAATTTCCGGCGCAGTCAACAATACGAATCGGCATCCCCGTAGTGGGAGTTGGTTGGCCCAGGGATTAGGGATCGGTCTGCACCcagctcctgcttctgctccttgCTCCTTAAATTTCTCGTCATGTCTACCAGGGAAGCGGCGGAAAAGACTGGGACCACAACTGTCTGTAGTTGGAAGTCTGAAAGTTCACGCACCTCATCCTTCAGCACTCGAGATTAACGtaaatcagcaaaaacaagTCGGTAAACTATCAGACCCCTCGACCAACCGCACCACACCACTCCACACCCATTTGAGAGCACCCACGTGTCACAGCCGTCCCTTGTCGCCTTTGTGCAATTAAGGAGCTTAAGTGGTTTTCTCATAATTAGGTTATCCGGATGGCAGGCGCACTTTTGCCtgctcaaatatttatgctctctgccatttaatttattaaaatgcaatttaattatttcaatatttatagtACCGCTCCAGGCACACACTcccactcacactcacactggAGTTCCAATCAATTTGGAGTTCATTCGCCTCACatgtaacatttatttttcgccTGGCAGAGACAGGCCGTCTCCTCCTTGTGcgcatcactcatacgcactgGTGGCCCGAGCCTGTAGGTTAATGTCGAGACCTCGTGGGTCCCACATTCGCAGCCAACAAATCTTGTGTACAGCGTTTAATTTTTTGACTTCTCTCGCGGCTCACGCGCCAGCTTTTGTGGGTGCTCTTGTGGGGTGGCATCTTTGTGGGGGCGCCACATCCTCCTGGCGCGTtggcggggggcgtggcgcgAGGACGGGCATGGAAGCCACGAAAGGAAAGGGGGCGTTCAAGGATCGCTCGTGGGTTTGGTCGCGTCTGTAGCTGCGGTTACCATTCCTTGGTCCTTGAGGTGCTCGGAAGCTGTAGCCACAAAGTTGCCCTGGCAATGCAGGCACTACCAGTTGGCGGCGAATAATACGTGCACTgcgagaatatatgtattatttataaaatataaaaagaagtAAATAAAAGTATTACAAGTTATTTCATATAAACGATCCACTTACTAGATTGTAAACATTTAAAGAGTATTTTTGAGCACCTTTTGAAAGGTCCAAAGCCATTTCCCTAGTAACCAAGATGTTATATTATAAGAAGATTATTTCTCTCCGTGTTCCGCACAAAATGTGGGCGGGCTGACCAAATCGGGCCACTATTTATGGAAGCTGCACTGATGAGCATTGGCTTACTCGGAATTCGGTAGTCTGGTGGGTAACCCGCAAGCCCTTTGGGAAATACCATTGAATTTGAATTCTCTTTGCTGGCTATTccttaaatatttgcctttcaATTTCCATTAGTCTGTCATATTCCACTCGATTTCGTTACACTCTGTAAATTGCCTTTCACTACCGCTTTTGTGAAATATTAAGtactttttcatttccttttccGCCGCGAATCCCTACGATTTCGCCTTTGGCTCGATTTCTGTTTGTGGCGCCGCgtgaaacaaaaacaaaaatttgtttgccataaaAAATTGTCGCGAGTTACGCGGCTGGGTGACAAAATGTGGCAATGTGGCAgggggcatggggcatggggcaCGGTCCACGCCCTTTTGTGTCGCCTGCCGCCCACCGACTTTATCCCTTACCCGCACAATTGTGGCACGCGGTGGCTTTCCACTTATTTTCCACGCCGTGCAgctttgtatttttgtttggctttccTTTCGCGCCGCTTTTCTTGTACTCTTGTACTGtgctcatttattttttatgtgtCTTGCACCTGAAACGACACACATTGAGGGCGTTGGAAAAGGGGGAGGGGCATGGGGGAGTAGGGCtggcattaaaaatttaagttttatgtCGATGAATGTCCCCTGTTTCGTTCTTTTCCTTTCCGTTCCGGCCTTTGTTTGCCGCATTCGACTTACTTTATGGGCATTTTTCACGCTGTTTTTCCCAGCGatgttgatttaatttaagcCCCAAGTTAAAGTGGTAGGCAAATGGTGGACCAACAAAAATAATGGGCCCCATCAAACGTGTCTTCGTGTCGGCTTAGGCaaatgataatttatttataatagtTTGAGCCTGCTAGCCAGAAAACCGAGTATCATAAAAAAGAGGCAACCATAAACACTTTTTAGTTGCCCTCAACGCCCCTGCATGTTTGTACATTCCATCTTTTTGTATTCGCTCATAAACTCATTTTATTCCCAGCACGTGATATTTGTCCACATACGAGTATGCGAAACTTTATTAGTTGAGCACTCAATGAAAAGGCCATCAAAGAAAACACTCGCCAAGGAGCGTCAGCTGTAGAGTGCAGGAACTGTGGGgggtaaataaaatttacaacaTCAGCAAACATTTCCCCAATGAATTTGCATTGTCAATCATGCGCagcttatttatttgcctCATTCGGtgttatttgcttttttttagaGCTCGGCGGTCGGCAGCTGCAGTTTATGAAACACTTTTACGACTCACTCTGTACCGATCGAAACAAATTCGAAAAAGTTCGACGAATAAAATATACGGCCATCAATTGTCATCGATATCCTAGCTCCTAATCTGTCAAGCGGCCAGGGATTTTTCGAgtgcctctgtgtgtgtctgtgtgtgtgtgtgtttatccTTGCAACACGTTTAGCCGCAGAAAAGCCACATGAATTTATGGCGCGAGATGgcatttaatatattttgcaaaaaGAAGACAGATGCTGAAGTGTCCTCGGGGAGGACACTCGCTTGATTTAGCTTATCCGCACAGATTGTTATTTAGTGACGGGCAAGTATTTGGCTTTAACATTTGTTTGTTCAATCAAAATGTTACAGCAAAGTTAAATCGATTGAGTTTAAGGCCACTTTTTAGCTTCAACAATACAAAATCCTATCAAATTGTTCCACCTTTGAGTTCTAAATTACTACTATGGCATTTAACATGTATTGCTCTGTTCTTAAACGTAACTTGAGATGTACCACTTAATTAGTGCCCCCGATAGATGAATCCCCTGAGGATTATCAGTAATTCCGCCCTGACCACTTAGTTCATACCTAATTAACAGGCATACCAAAGCTGTCCGCTTTTGGATTTGGCTTCCAGCGCTaatgcaaaatgtattttaaattggaTTAAGTGTCACACATTTTGACTTTGTGCCAACAATAATTTAGCCTGTTGAATTTTAATGCGATTTTTGGTAATGTAACTTTAGCCGTCCGTCCAAAACCAACACACCTGTACCGACCAACACCCCGTAAAAGCACATATAACACACATATttgtgtacgagtatatattgGTGTAGATGTGTGTGCAGTGATAAGTGCGACCCATGTgtcaaatgaaaaatcaataCTATTACAGACACAATGCACATATGGGCACGAACATGTGTACAGAGATGTAAATAGCTGGTTGACATTCTGACATCgacaaaacgaaacgaaacggaacggaacgaaCGGGGAGCCTTCAAATGTTGCCCCCCGACATTATTAGGTCACTTGTGGCTACATTTTGCATACTAActcgtatatacatacattcgtacatgtatgtatgcagATGTGTGCAGGGACatgggggaaatggaaatctGGCCGGAggaacaaatttaatttgccagcCCATCGCCGTttggaaattataataattgctAAAATAATCGATTTGGGCCGGGTTCCTGACATTGGCtaatgcatattaaattaCCATAATACAAATGATATCCCGGCCACTcgccactcacacacacgcacacattctCTATGTGCGCACTGcgcatacatatacattttcgGGATACCCTGCAAAAGTTGTGTCAACAATGTGAAAGATAAACAATGCGATAGTTTGTGTGCGTGAGTATGTGTGCTTGCCAGgatacacactcacacacacacagacacacacactcgagcAAAACTTGCGACTCAGCtccttgctgctgttgttgtttcggGTTTTGTTTCACAATAATAAAGTGCGGCTGCAGCTTTAATAACTTCTGCAGTCAACAAGAgcgacaacaataacaaacagagTCCTCCCGATAGagacaaaaaatacaaaaggaCTGGAGGTCCTGGATGGAAAGGCAAGGGAAGGAATAAGGAAGAACTGaggaaaaacacacacagaagcTGCGGAGCAGTGGCTAAAAGTTCAGCACAGAGTGGAGCTGCATTCTAATATGATGGGACCGCAACTAGAAAAGTTGCCAACCCAGTGGCAGTGATGTTGGCTGTGGATGAGTGGTTGAGGGGGAATTACGGtgggggggtggtggggtggtTAAGGAGCCACGAGGGCAGGACACAATGCCAGGAGACGAATTACATTTGTCGCGCAATGTTTGCACATATTTAAGCAACTTAAGAATTAGCCAACTTAGCTGGAAAATGCAGCGCAAAAATGCTGGCAGCCAACGGTTCATCAGACACACAGCAAGAAAGATATTGATCATCTAGCgaacttatttaaaatataggtattcaaaattcaaagTTTGTAATAAGGCTTAACGATAATTGAGGATATAATATTCATATACGAATAATGTTACATCTTTCCAATAGAAGTAGTTAAAAAAGGTGCATTACGTTCTTCTTAAGGCAACAAAAAGGTAAACTCTTGATCTATTACCTCCTTGATCTACTAACAGCGAATGAAAGACAAGATTTTTTGCCGTGGAGCCAGTTGCTCTGTCAGTCTTTCGGGATAACTGAGAAGGAACCCAATTTGAGTTGCCCGCGCTTTGCAATGCAAAATGGCGGCTCCGAAAGTTTTTGCTGCATAATCGCAGGCGCAGCACTTTGGGCCACgccaagcaaaacaaaagtccTGTGGACTCCAGGAGGAAGGGAGCAAGGAGCGAGGGGCGAGGGAGAGCCTAGCAAACTTTGCTGGCACTGCGCATAATGAAGCAACGCAACAGACAAATCCATCTCCGAGTGTGGACAAAAAACCCGGGCTGGGAATACGGGTTTTTTGGGTTGGGCGGAAACGGGCGAGGGAAAAGTTTCAGTTGCCAAATGCGAAAAGAATAAGACGCGACGAGCGTCACAGTTTACTTGGCATTTACATTTCCGCTCTGCCGGCTGCCACCCGAAGTTGTTTTCCTTCCatcttttttttatgattatttcaGCTTCATTTTTCATTAAGAGCCCGGTCGACGGCAGGCAGTGCCAAAGCCGCAGGACGAGCTGGTGGCCTCCTTGATTTATGCGCATTTCATGAGCACTTCGACGGAATGGGAGCCTCGGGCACGTGTCCTTGAGCATTGTTCTTTGTTCTGCCTAGGCGAGTGTGTCCATTAGCTCGGAGGCATGGTTGGACCAGGAAGGCAGTAAACTGTTCTTATTCGCTTGACTAGGGCATCATTGAGTCGGTGTGGGTTGGCCACTTTTTATACGGCTTT
This genomic stretch from Drosophila yakuba strain Tai18E2 chromosome 3R, Prin_Dyak_Tai18E2_2.1, whole genome shotgun sequence harbors:
- the LOC6537899 gene encoding uncharacterized protein LOC6537899, giving the protein MKEKKKSRRDPTTTLEQPELSGVVNAEGVQQNVDVQSSGEDDHAAPFILVDCAQYTARSDLEAILSQVEKERMEKVQADIENNYFPMLEDMEPPAELDMPINLSSQALTKLKDAEDERRFKEDLESLRLVAVEEEQLDTSISLSNTTNPQFKSLSDMTIEDGQLLLRTMASMGQMRCKLEQLKNVHEKSGSSESAPQVKGTTLIPPPGLRRQGTFEIKRKKDQQLGHPEVSTNPAVGQKVNLPSACKGEKGEKVISEADKIFSQIGDLLVKLQLQHEGSKVLDKGSSYAYMVTIKPDEGASNCSVYAITKLKSHEVKEAHVENLKSLHTPLINISSPGDGVPKEPSQLSTNTQYIDGSSIGPMPLLGAPASRIKPPILRKRSCSYLRAPNPVRYCHGRKKN